In Thioclava sp. GXIMD2076, one DNA window encodes the following:
- the folK gene encoding 2-amino-4-hydroxy-6-hydroxymethyldihydropteridine diphosphokinase, protein MDSNTIIIAFGANVPSALGSPSDAIKEAFKRLCDASLRPSAMSRFYRSPAYPAGSGPDFVNACGCFEVSGSPYDVLYLLHEIEAELGRTRLVRWGARVIDLDLIAYGDRVLPEEMTLRHWRGLPFEEQQIATPQELILPHPRLEDRGFVLIPMAEVAPNWRHPLTLKTVRQMIAELPAAQTEGLTAFDPAQLCE, encoded by the coding sequence ATGGATAGTAACACGATTATCATCGCCTTTGGGGCCAATGTTCCTTCTGCACTCGGTAGCCCATCTGATGCAATCAAGGAAGCCTTCAAGCGCTTATGTGATGCGTCACTTCGCCCATCGGCAATGTCTCGCTTTTATCGGTCGCCTGCCTATCCGGCGGGAAGCGGTCCGGATTTTGTCAACGCCTGTGGATGTTTCGAGGTATCCGGCAGCCCTTATGACGTATTGTATTTATTGCATGAAATTGAGGCGGAGCTGGGACGGACGCGACTGGTGCGATGGGGCGCGCGGGTGATCGATCTGGACCTGATCGCCTATGGTGACAGGGTCTTACCAGAAGAAATGACGTTGCGTCACTGGAGAGGGCTTCCCTTCGAAGAGCAGCAGATCGCCACCCCGCAGGAGTTGATCCTGCCCCATCCACGTCTTGAAGACCGCGGATTCGTGCTGATTCCCATGGCCGAGGTCGCCCCGAACTGGCGTCATCCATTGACCTTGAAGACGGTCCGTCAGATGATCGCGGAGCTGCCTGCCGCGCAGACCGAGGGGCTCACGGCCTTCGATCCGGCGCAGTTGTGTGAATGA
- a CDS encoding MATE family efflux transporter, translating to MTGSQAITHRRVLAIALPVVLSNVTVPLLGLVDTAVVGQLGEAAPIGAVGVGAVILSSLYWVFGFLRMGTTGLVAQAHGRGDRVETAAGLLRALLIALVAGLALIALQGWLFELAFRLAPASDAVESLARDYLAIRIWGAPATIGLYGLIGWLIALERTRSILLIQVAMNALNVGLDFLFVLGLGWGVEGVAWATLISEVLGALGALWLARGAFVPAAMRIARLFDRVELMKLLRVNTDIMIRSVLLQASFTTFLFLSAGRGDVALAANQVLLQFLQITSFALDGFAFAAESLVGQAVGAGSVARLRRAGGISGIWGLGFSLALGLVFAVAGGKIIDVMAQAGEVRSVARDYLPWLVVMPLVSVGSYILDGIFIGATQTRAMRNAMIVTVTIYAGLLFVMVPLWGNHGLWGALMVLNFLRALTLGGLYPGLERRVATS from the coding sequence GTGACAGGTTCCCAAGCGATTACGCATCGCCGCGTTCTGGCCATCGCCCTGCCGGTGGTCCTCTCCAATGTGACGGTGCCGCTTCTGGGGCTTGTCGATACGGCGGTCGTGGGGCAGCTGGGTGAGGCCGCGCCGATCGGGGCTGTCGGGGTAGGGGCGGTGATCCTGTCCTCGCTTTATTGGGTCTTCGGGTTTTTGCGCATGGGCACGACGGGGCTCGTGGCTCAGGCGCATGGGCGCGGGGACAGGGTGGAAACCGCCGCAGGGCTCTTGCGCGCGCTCCTGATCGCGCTGGTCGCGGGTCTGGCGCTGATCGCATTGCAGGGATGGCTCTTCGAACTGGCGTTTCGTCTGGCGCCTGCCAGCGACGCAGTCGAGAGCCTTGCGCGTGACTATCTCGCGATCCGCATCTGGGGGGCGCCCGCCACGATCGGGCTTTACGGGTTGATCGGCTGGCTGATCGCGCTGGAACGCACCCGCTCGATCCTGCTGATACAGGTGGCGATGAATGCGCTGAATGTGGGGCTGGATTTCCTCTTCGTGCTGGGGCTTGGCTGGGGCGTCGAGGGCGTGGCATGGGCGACGCTGATCTCGGAGGTGCTTGGTGCGCTCGGGGCGCTCTGGCTGGCACGCGGGGCTTTCGTGCCTGCCGCAATGCGGATTGCGCGGCTCTTCGACAGGGTCGAACTCATGAAGCTTCTCCGGGTCAATACCGATATCATGATCCGTTCCGTGCTGCTGCAGGCGAGCTTTACCACCTTCCTGTTCCTCTCGGCAGGGCGGGGGGATGTGGCGCTGGCGGCCAATCAGGTGCTCTTGCAGTTCCTGCAGATTACGTCCTTCGCACTGGACGGTTTCGCCTTTGCGGCCGAGAGCCTTGTGGGGCAAGCGGTGGGCGCGGGCTCCGTGGCGCGGCTGCGTCGCGCAGGCGGGATCAGCGGAATCTGGGGGCTTGGCTTCTCGCTGGCGCTGGGGCTGGTCTTCGCGGTTGCGGGCGGGAAAATCATCGACGTCATGGCACAGGCCGGAGAAGTGCGCAGCGTGGCGCGGGATTATCTGCCATGGCTTGTGGTGATGCCGCTGGTGAGTGTCGGCAGCTATATCCTTGACGGGATCTTCATCGGGGCGACCCAGACGCGGGCGATGCGCAATGCGATGATCGTGACCGTCACGATCTATGCCGGTCTGCTGTTTGTAATGGTGCCGCTCTGGGGCAATCACGGGCTCTGGGGCGCGCTGATGGTGCTGAATTTCCTGCGCGCGCTCACTTTGGGCGGGCTCTATCCGGGGCTCGAGCGGCGGGTGGCCACGAGTTAG
- a CDS encoding PaaI family thioesterase, with protein MNSFLEGLPHCKSLDMRMVEVSEGKARMALPYNEKLIGDPETGVVHGGAVSVLMDTCCATAVMAHPANPQSTATLDLRIDYMRPAVPGQTITASAEVYRISRSVAFVRAIARDESGGPDDVPVAQATAAFTVYLPEEAAQ; from the coding sequence ATGAATTCTTTCCTTGAGGGTCTTCCCCACTGCAAATCTCTGGATATGCGGATGGTCGAGGTCTCCGAAGGGAAGGCACGTATGGCGTTGCCATATAACGAAAAATTGATCGGAGATCCGGAGACCGGCGTTGTTCATGGGGGCGCGGTTTCCGTGCTGATGGATACCTGTTGTGCAACGGCGGTCATGGCCCATCCCGCAAACCCCCAGAGCACCGCGACGCTCGATCTGCGGATCGATTATATGCGCCCGGCCGTTCCGGGGCAGACGATCACCGCCTCGGCCGAGGTTTACCGCATCTCGCGCAGTGTGGCGTTCGTGCGCGCGATCGCCCGCGACGAGAGTGGCGGGCCCGATGATGTGCCTGTGGCGCAGGCGACCGCAGCTTTCACGGTCTATCTGCCCGAGGAGGCGGCCCAATGA
- a CDS encoding sulfotransferase family 2 domain-containing protein, with amino-acid sequence MPKAGIVRQIGEMIVSHGRRYIFVHIPKTAGTALALALEARAMADDLMIGDTPKALRRRKRVDGMRMAGRKWKHATLSDGIGLYTPEEARRYFTFTLVRNPWDRLVSYYHWLRGQGFDHGAVHAAKTYGFGAFLAQPLIRRSLQAHSYASYMRLPDGGLCCSSFIRLEHFVEDVAALEAHLGFALGVLPVANRSEREADYRRYYDSSSVDLVAEICAEDIAQFNYKFNR; translated from the coding sequence TTGCCCAAAGCCGGCATTGTGCGGCAGATTGGGGAAATGATCGTCTCGCATGGCCGCCGCTATATCTTCGTCCATATTCCCAAGACTGCAGGCACGGCGCTTGCGCTCGCGCTGGAGGCGCGGGCGATGGCCGATGATCTGATGATCGGGGACACGCCCAAGGCCCTGCGTCGCCGCAAGCGTGTGGACGGGATGCGGATGGCGGGGCGGAAGTGGAAACATGCCACACTGTCGGACGGGATCGGTCTCTATACGCCCGAGGAAGCGCGCCGGTATTTTACCTTCACGCTGGTGCGCAACCCGTGGGACAGGTTGGTGAGCTACTATCACTGGCTGCGGGGGCAGGGCTTCGACCATGGGGCGGTGCATGCGGCAAAGACCTATGGTTTCGGGGCGTTTCTTGCCCAACCGCTGATCCGGCGCAGCCTTCAGGCGCATTCCTACGCCAGCTATATGCGGCTGCCCGATGGAGGGCTGTGCTGTAGCAGCTTCATCCGGCTCGAGCATTTTGTCGAGGATGTAGCGGCGCTGGAGGCGCATTTGGGGTTTGCGCTTGGCGTCTTGCCTGTCGCCAACCGTTCCGAGCGCGAGGCGGATTACCGTCGGTATTATGATTCTTCCTCGGTCGATCTTGTGGCCGAGATCTGCGCCGAGGATATCGCGCAATTCAACTATAAATTTAATCGTTAA
- a CDS encoding YqaA family protein — translation MLDLTASLAGLFFSGLLAATPIPAQSEIVFVAMQTADAAPIGLMIVIAGIGNTLGALITYYIGAGVTRWRDRKWFPASEKQLERGHRWFERWGNWLLFLSWAPGGDLICLIAGILRKSLWQFIPIVFLAKTGRYAVVALIAAKTMEIVH, via the coding sequence ATGCTCGATCTTACCGCCTCCCTTGCCGGCCTGTTCTTCTCCGGCCTGCTGGCGGCGACCCCTATCCCTGCACAATCCGAAATCGTGTTTGTCGCAATGCAGACGGCTGATGCCGCGCCGATCGGCCTGATGATCGTGATTGCGGGCATCGGGAATACGCTTGGCGCGCTGATTACCTATTACATCGGTGCGGGCGTCACCCGCTGGCGCGACCGGAAATGGTTTCCCGCCAGCGAGAAACAGCTCGAGCGCGGGCATCGCTGGTTCGAGCGCTGGGGCAACTGGCTGCTGTTTCTCAGCTGGGCGCCGGGCGGTGATCTGATCTGCCTTATCGCGGGCATCTTGCGGAAATCGTTATGGCAGTTCATTCCGATCGTGTTTCTGGCCAAGACCGGTCGCTATGCCGTTGTCGCGCTCATTGCCGCCAAGACGATGGAGATCGTCCACTAA
- the rpoZ gene encoding DNA-directed RNA polymerase subunit omega yields the protein MARVTVEDCVDKVPNRFELVMLAAHRAREIAAGSALTVDRDNDKNPVCALREIADETQSADDLRERLIEANQTQIEVDEPEDDQMAQLMSGEPATADKPADDDMNEERMLRALMEAQGRE from the coding sequence ATGGCCCGCGTGACGGTTGAAGATTGCGTTGACAAAGTCCCGAACCGTTTCGAACTGGTGATGCTTGCTGCCCATCGTGCACGCGAGATTGCGGCTGGTTCTGCCCTGACGGTTGATCGTGACAACGATAAGAACCCGGTTTGCGCCCTGCGCGAAATCGCCGACGAGACCCAATCCGCAGATGATCTGCGCGAGCGTCTGATCGAGGCGAACCAGACCCAGATCGAAGTCGACGAACCCGAAGACGATCAGATGGCACAGCTGATGTCGGGCGAGCCCGCCACGGCAGACAAGCCCGCCGATGATGACATGAACGAAGAGCGGATGCTGCGCGCGCTGATGGAAGCGCAAGGCCGCGAGTAA
- a CDS encoding NYN domain-containing protein, whose protein sequence is MFYKDERLALFIDGSNLYAAAKSLGFDIDYKLLRQEFERRGKLVRAFYYTALLENEEYSPIRPLVDWLHYNGYAMVTKPAKEYTDSMGRRKVKGNMDIELAVNAMELAPRLDHAVLFSGDGDFRPLVEALQRQGVRVSVVSTIRSQPPMIADELRRQADNFIELDALRDVVGRPPREPREDDQS, encoded by the coding sequence ATGTTCTACAAAGACGAACGGCTTGCGCTGTTCATTGACGGCTCGAATCTTTACGCAGCGGCGAAATCGCTCGGGTTCGACATTGATTACAAGCTCCTGCGTCAGGAATTCGAACGTCGCGGGAAGCTGGTACGCGCCTTCTATTACACCGCGCTGCTGGAAAACGAGGAATACTCCCCGATCCGCCCGCTGGTCGACTGGCTGCATTACAACGGCTATGCGATGGTAACCAAACCCGCCAAGGAATACACCGATTCCATGGGTCGCCGGAAGGTGAAGGGCAATATGGATATCGAACTGGCGGTCAATGCGATGGAGCTTGCGCCCCGTCTCGACCATGCCGTGCTCTTCTCCGGTGATGGCGATTTCCGCCCGCTGGTCGAGGCACTACAACGTCAGGGCGTGCGCGTCTCGGTCGTTTCGACAATCCGTTCGCAACCGCCAATGATCGCGGACGAGCTGCGCCGTCAGGCCGATAATTTCATCGAGCTGGATGCGCTGCGCGATGTTGTCGGCCGCCCCCCGCGTGAGCCGCGCGAAGACGACCAAAGCTGA
- a CDS encoding MerR family DNA-binding transcriptional regulator, with product MENEVMTIREMCDAFEVTPRTLRFYESKELLFPIREGQKRLFTRRDRARLKLILRGKRFGFSLEDIRQLLDLYSIGDNQVTQLTETLKLARVRLQEMQRERDELAAAINELDAEISAGEGKLQERRAESSAA from the coding sequence ATGGAAAATGAAGTAATGACGATCCGCGAGATGTGCGACGCCTTCGAGGTAACCCCGCGCACACTCCGGTTCTATGAGAGCAAGGAACTCCTGTTCCCGATACGAGAAGGCCAGAAGCGGCTCTTTACCCGCCGCGACCGGGCCCGTCTCAAGCTGATCTTGCGGGGGAAGCGTTTTGGCTTCAGCCTCGAGGATATCCGGCAGCTGCTGGATCTCTACAGCATCGGCGACAATCAGGTGACCCAGCTAACCGAAACACTGAAGCTCGCGCGCGTCCGCCTGCAGGAAATGCAGCGGGAACGCGACGAACTGGCCGCGGCGATCAACGAGCTGGATGCGGAAATCTCGGCAGGCGAAGGCAAGCTGCAGGAACGCCGCGCGGAGAGCTCGGCCGCCTGA
- a CDS encoding SPOR domain-containing protein, producing MRMGRLLTSTVILAVLGTAGAAFAQESAPAELPPASYKGRQYVDSQGCVFVRGGFGNVVRWVPRVNRDRTPICNYKPTFGSNEKVLDIAKSAPEATPAPVEKPAPEATPAPVEKPAPAPTMAASTPAAKPVAKPASDPLAGYKGGRNAPMPTIALTTTPPRIGRAVATAQPVPAAGQVPAPVPGAPSRVAPTVLAQSTPAASGYVSPYMLQGAAPAVTIASTQVVAGATTSCPNSPAQATRYMLSDGRSVLRCGAPVQDPASFINTANVGNLTVRTSSNPSGGYQSPYVTGGVAVAQNAPVPSRAKINHNTTRLPAPVPSSTETVTVGASSQQAYAASSPYAIPREVYVKTPNAPVSLAPVAISSSNPGGYEPAFDDGRLNPFRGPRTTSGDAQMRQLWDDSVPAKLIPYPTAYAAPQPSVQVSVSSKSPRTAPAPKTRKVVASGRFVQVGAYADASNAASAKARLRASGLPVASSRTSKGLVIVYAGPFDGGSISGALGTARQAGFRDAYIR from the coding sequence ATGCGTATGGGCCGCCTGTTGACGAGCACTGTGATCCTAGCGGTTCTGGGCACGGCCGGAGCCGCTTTCGCCCAAGAGAGCGCCCCCGCCGAACTTCCTCCTGCCTCCTACAAGGGGCGGCAATATGTGGATAGTCAGGGCTGCGTCTTCGTGCGGGGTGGCTTTGGCAATGTGGTGCGCTGGGTGCCGCGCGTGAATCGTGACCGCACGCCGATCTGTAACTACAAACCTACTTTCGGCAGCAATGAGAAGGTTCTCGATATCGCGAAATCCGCGCCCGAGGCCACGCCTGCGCCCGTGGAGAAACCCGCGCCCGAGGCCACGCCTGCGCCCGTGGAGAAACCCGCGCCCGCGCCGACAATGGCCGCCAGCACGCCTGCCGCGAAACCCGTCGCCAAGCCCGCGTCCGATCCTCTGGCAGGCTATAAGGGCGGGCGGAATGCGCCGATGCCCACCATCGCGCTGACCACCACCCCGCCGCGGATCGGCCGTGCGGTTGCGACAGCGCAGCCCGTGCCTGCCGCAGGTCAGGTGCCCGCCCCCGTTCCCGGCGCGCCGAGCCGCGTGGCCCCCACGGTCCTTGCCCAGAGCACTCCTGCAGCCTCCGGCTATGTCTCCCCCTATATGCTGCAGGGCGCTGCGCCTGCCGTGACGATCGCCAGCACACAGGTGGTCGCAGGTGCAACGACGAGTTGCCCCAACAGCCCCGCCCAGGCCACCCGTTATATGCTCAGCGATGGGCGCTCCGTGTTGCGCTGTGGCGCTCCGGTGCAGGATCCGGCCAGCTTCATCAATACCGCGAATGTCGGCAACCTGACAGTCCGGACGAGCAGCAACCCGTCGGGCGGTTACCAGTCGCCCTATGTCACCGGTGGTGTAGCGGTGGCACAAAACGCCCCGGTTCCGTCGCGCGCCAAGATCAACCATAACACCACCCGTCTGCCCGCACCGGTGCCGAGCAGCACCGAGACCGTGACGGTCGGGGCCAGTTCGCAGCAAGCCTACGCCGCCAGCTCGCCCTATGCGATCCCGCGTGAAGTCTATGTGAAGACGCCGAATGCGCCGGTAAGCCTCGCGCCGGTGGCGATTTCCTCCTCGAACCCGGGTGGATACGAGCCCGCCTTCGATGATGGTCGCCTGAACCCGTTCCGCGGGCCGCGCACGACCTCGGGCGATGCGCAGATGCGTCAGCTCTGGGATGACTCCGTGCCCGCCAAGCTGATCCCCTATCCTACGGCCTATGCAGCCCCCCAGCCGTCCGTGCAGGTCTCTGTCTCGTCAAAATCCCCGCGCACCGCACCCGCGCCGAAAACGCGCAAGGTGGTCGCCTCGGGGCGCTTCGTGCAGGTTGGGGCCTATGCGGATGCCTCGAATGCGGCCTCGGCCAAGGCCCGCCTGCGGGCCAGCGGCCTGCCGGTGGCCTCGAGCCGCACGTCCAAGGGGCTGGTGATCGTCTATGCGGGGCCCTTCGATGGCGGTTCCATTTCCGGTGCTCTGGGCACCGCCCGTCAGGCCGGTTTCCGCGACGCCTATATCCGCTAA
- a CDS encoding MerR family DNA-binding transcriptional regulator — protein MLNLKEMCAKFDVTPRTLRYYEYIELLAPMREGRKRFYGPREVARMTIILRGKRFGFSLEELRQWLEIYDTDGTDEQRRVFLELSERQLVVLEQQRSELDKTIDELRNLREQALTQSK, from the coding sequence ATGCTCAACCTGAAGGAAATGTGTGCAAAATTCGACGTCACTCCTCGAACGCTGCGCTATTACGAATACATTGAACTGCTCGCGCCCATGCGTGAGGGGCGTAAAAGGTTCTATGGTCCAAGGGAAGTCGCAAGGATGACGATCATCCTGCGCGGGAAACGGTTCGGCTTCTCTCTGGAGGAGCTGCGCCAGTGGCTCGAGATATATGATACCGACGGAACGGACGAGCAAAGACGTGTCTTTCTGGAGCTTTCCGAGCGTCAGTTGGTGGTTCTGGAACAGCAGCGCAGCGAGCTGGACAAGACGATTGACGAGTTGAGGAACCTGCGCGAACAAGCGCTTACCCAGAGTAAGTAA
- a CDS encoding Hint domain-containing protein yields MFAASSEGKTEGLCEGTLVLTKFGWRAVETLQADDEVMTFDHGYRPLRRIARSLSLAGSADCPDHGQLVAVPAQALGNRDAIVLQPNQYVMIESDMAEDAFGDPFVLVPAHALTGYRGIARADTAQRLSVYTLQFADDEVIYVNGAGLVHCGGTSTAGLEQLIGGNLPSYISLPVEAARAVIDALKEGDETGQEDDAAL; encoded by the coding sequence ATGTTCGCCGCATCTTCGGAAGGCAAGACAGAAGGGCTCTGTGAAGGGACATTGGTGCTGACCAAATTCGGGTGGCGCGCGGTCGAGACGCTTCAGGCCGATGACGAGGTCATGACGTTCGATCATGGATATCGACCCTTGCGCCGGATCGCACGGTCGCTGTCTTTGGCGGGGAGCGCGGATTGTCCCGATCACGGACAGCTCGTTGCGGTTCCGGCACAGGCTTTGGGTAATCGCGATGCGATCGTCTTGCAGCCAAACCAATATGTGATGATCGAGAGCGATATGGCCGAGGATGCGTTTGGCGATCCCTTCGTTCTGGTGCCTGCCCATGCGCTCACCGGCTATCGCGGTATCGCGCGGGCCGATACTGCACAGCGCCTGTCCGTCTACACGCTGCAATTTGCCGATGACGAGGTCATCTATGTTAACGGGGCGGGGCTGGTGCATTGCGGCGGCACTTCGACCGCAGGGCTAGAACAGCTGATCGGGGGCAATCTGCCCTCCTATATCTCCCTTCCTGTCGAGGCGGCGCGTGCCGTGATTGACGCGCTCAAGGAAGGGGATGAAACCGGCCAAGAGGATGACGCCGCGCTCTGA
- a CDS encoding PaaI family thioesterase: MKTRLSPEPVQVIKKRRDEALRQLVAAVPYINFLGVEFDRRGDELTAILPYKDSLIGDASVPALHGGATAAFMEITAIIELSWSTLWPEFEKEKVTLDRIPPMPKTIDITMDYLRPGLPRDAYARARVTRSGRRYASVFVEAWQDNRARPFAQATGHFLMPEPADLAR; the protein is encoded by the coding sequence ATGAAAACCCGTCTGTCCCCCGAACCCGTTCAGGTCATCAAGAAACGCCGCGACGAGGCGCTACGCCAGCTGGTGGCGGCAGTGCCCTATATCAATTTCCTCGGCGTCGAGTTCGACCGCCGTGGAGACGAGCTGACCGCGATCCTGCCCTATAAGGACAGCCTCATCGGGGATGCCTCGGTGCCTGCATTGCATGGTGGTGCAACGGCGGCCTTCATGGAGATCACCGCGATCATCGAGCTGAGCTGGTCCACGCTCTGGCCGGAATTCGAGAAGGAGAAGGTCACGCTCGACCGTATCCCGCCGATGCCCAAGACCATCGATATCACGATGGATTATCTGCGGCCCGGTCTGCCGCGCGATGCCTATGCGCGCGCAAGGGTCACCCGTTCGGGGCGGCGCTATGCCAGCGTCTTCGTCGAGGCGTGGCAGGATAACCGCGCGCGTCCCTTTGCACAGGCAACGGGCCATTTCCTGATGCCCGAACCCGCCGATCTGGCCCGATAA
- the upp gene encoding uracil phosphoribosyltransferase has product MGQHLTVVDHPLVQHKLTLMRKADTSTASFRQLLREISLLLAYEVTRDLELTTLRIDTPMQPMDAPILEGKKLALVSILRAGNGLLDGILELIPAARVGFVGMYRDPETLQPVEYYSKLPNLLEERMTIVVDPMLATGNSSVAAIDLVKKKGAKNIIFLCLLAAPEGVARMKEAHPDVPVVTAALDECLNDHGYIVPGLGDAGDRIFGTK; this is encoded by the coding sequence ATGGGCCAGCATCTCACCGTCGTCGATCACCCGCTCGTCCAGCACAAGCTGACGCTCATGCGCAAGGCCGATACCTCCACCGCATCCTTCCGCCAGCTGCTGCGCGAGATCAGCCTGCTTCTGGCCTATGAGGTCACCCGCGATCTGGAGCTGACCACCTTGCGCATCGACACCCCGATGCAGCCGATGGATGCGCCGATCCTCGAAGGCAAGAAGCTGGCACTGGTGTCGATCCTGCGCGCGGGCAACGGGCTTCTGGACGGGATCCTCGAGCTGATCCCCGCCGCGCGCGTAGGGTTTGTGGGCATGTATCGCGACCCCGAGACGCTCCAGCCGGTGGAATATTACTCCAAACTGCCGAACCTTCTGGAAGAGCGCATGACCATCGTGGTCGATCCGATGCTGGCCACGGGCAATTCCTCGGTCGCCGCCATCGATCTGGTCAAGAAGAAGGGTGCCAAGAACATCATCTTCCTCTGCCTGCTGGCAGCCCCGGAAGGCGTGGCCCGCATGAAGGAAGCCCATCCCGATGTGCCGGTTGTGACGGCGGCGCTCGACGAATGCCTCAATGACCACGGTTATATCGTGCCGGGTCTAGGGGATGCGGGTGACCGTATCTTTGGCACCAAATAA